A region of Aliivibrio fischeri DNA encodes the following proteins:
- a CDS encoding chemotaxis response regulator protein-glutamate methylesterase: MAIKVLVVDDSSFFRRRVSEIINSDPRLEVIDVAVNGKEAVEKAKSLKPDVITMDIEMPVMDGISAVREIMKACPTPTLMFSSLTHDGAKATLDALDAGALDFLPKKFEDIARNRDEAVSLLQKRIAEIARKKSFMRRPVPSSQSTSTVESRTATTRTATSALTASPVKAAPAAPIAQRFKATGKKYQLTAIGTSTGGPVALQKILTAIPANYPHPIILVQHMPATFTAAFAARLNNLCKIQVKEAEDGDVLKPGCAYLAPGGLQMMVDGRPGASRLKILDGGERMNYKPCVDVTFGSAAKVYGDKVLSMILTGMGADGREGCRMLKAGGATIWSQDEQSCVVYGMPQAVDKAGLSSESLPLDRIAERMLVEVGLK; the protein is encoded by the coding sequence ATGGCTATAAAAGTATTAGTGGTAGATGATTCTAGTTTTTTCCGCCGCCGAGTAAGTGAAATTATCAATTCAGATCCACGTCTTGAAGTTATCGACGTGGCTGTAAATGGTAAAGAAGCGGTAGAAAAAGCGAAATCATTAAAGCCAGATGTAATAACAATGGATATTGAGATGCCAGTCATGGACGGCATCTCAGCAGTCCGAGAGATCATGAAAGCGTGTCCAACACCAACCTTAATGTTCTCTTCGCTAACTCACGATGGCGCAAAAGCAACACTTGATGCTTTGGATGCGGGTGCTCTTGATTTCTTACCTAAGAAGTTTGAAGACATTGCTCGTAATCGTGATGAAGCGGTTTCTTTACTACAGAAACGAATTGCTGAAATTGCGCGTAAAAAATCATTTATGCGCAGACCAGTACCGAGTTCACAATCAACAAGTACTGTTGAATCTCGTACAGCAACAACACGAACTGCGACTTCTGCATTAACAGCATCTCCTGTAAAAGCAGCACCAGCAGCTCCAATTGCACAACGCTTTAAAGCGACGGGTAAAAAGTATCAATTAACGGCTATTGGGACTTCAACGGGTGGTCCAGTTGCACTGCAAAAGATATTAACGGCGATTCCGGCGAATTACCCACATCCAATTATTTTGGTTCAACATATGCCTGCCACTTTTACGGCGGCGTTTGCTGCTCGTTTAAATAACTTGTGCAAAATTCAAGTTAAAGAAGCAGAAGATGGCGATGTGTTAAAACCAGGTTGTGCATATTTGGCTCCAGGTGGTTTGCAAATGATGGTTGATGGCCGTCCGGGCGCTTCACGCTTGAAGATTTTAGATGGTGGTGAACGCATGAATTATAAACCATGTGTTGATGTTACCTTCGGATCTGCTGCGAAAGTATACGGTGATAAAGTTCTGTCGATGATCTTAACTGGTATGGGCGCAGATGGTCGAGAAGGCTGTCGAATGCTTAAAGCTGGTGGCGCAACTATTTGGTCTCAAGATGAGCAAAGCTGTGTGGTATATGGTATGCCTCAAGCTGTCGATAAAGCCGGTTTATCTTCAGAAAGTTTACCGCTTGATCGTATTGCTGAAAGAATGCTTGTTGAAGTTGGATTGAAGTAG